The proteins below come from a single Nocardioides eburneiflavus genomic window:
- a CDS encoding ROK family transcriptional regulator: protein MQPLTTQPRHAGTEGLRRQNTAAVLRSLREHGASSRAELAQHTGLAKATIGVIVAGLEAAGAVVEEDSRPGARGRPGRPVALRGDRYAGLGLELNVDYVSAVVLDLGGIVVFGDSRPATGPDSLTDLVREVVDRHVDGREVVGTTLAVPALVRGDDRTVAWAPNLDVEGRDLAEAVGGLVPGGAVQVSNDANCAAYAEAHHGAARGVRHALYLTGTVGIGAGILQHGELVRGGAGFAGEVGHMPVGDSAAECGCGRRGCWEASVGLHAMLAAVGMPELDTPLRSAEAVAARAADDAGVRAGLERVGHDLGLGIAMLSSILDPEVVVLGGYLASLGDLVLEPARRTLDERLASPAQVRPELRPSTLGIRAAALGAAEQSLGPVFSGDRDLTG from the coding sequence GTGCAGCCCCTGACCACACAACCTCGCCACGCCGGGACCGAGGGGTTGCGGCGGCAGAACACCGCCGCCGTCCTGCGCTCCCTGCGCGAGCACGGCGCGTCCTCGCGCGCCGAGCTCGCGCAGCACACCGGGCTCGCCAAGGCGACGATCGGCGTGATCGTCGCGGGCCTCGAGGCCGCGGGGGCCGTGGTCGAGGAGGACTCGCGACCGGGCGCCCGCGGCCGGCCCGGGCGGCCCGTCGCGCTGCGCGGTGACCGGTACGCCGGCCTCGGCCTCGAGCTCAACGTCGACTACGTCTCGGCCGTCGTCCTCGACCTCGGTGGCATCGTGGTCTTCGGTGACAGCCGGCCGGCGACAGGTCCCGACTCCCTCACCGACCTGGTGCGCGAGGTGGTCGACCGGCACGTCGACGGCCGCGAGGTGGTCGGGACGACCCTGGCCGTCCCGGCGCTGGTGCGCGGCGACGACCGTACGGTGGCCTGGGCCCCCAACCTCGACGTCGAGGGCCGCGACCTGGCGGAGGCCGTCGGCGGCCTGGTCCCCGGCGGTGCGGTGCAGGTCAGCAACGACGCCAACTGCGCGGCGTACGCCGAGGCGCACCACGGCGCGGCGCGCGGCGTACGGCACGCTCTCTACCTCACCGGCACCGTCGGCATCGGCGCCGGCATCCTCCAGCACGGCGAGCTCGTCCGCGGCGGGGCGGGTTTCGCCGGCGAGGTCGGCCACATGCCTGTCGGCGACTCCGCGGCCGAGTGCGGATGTGGTCGCCGCGGGTGCTGGGAGGCCTCGGTCGGCCTGCACGCGATGCTGGCAGCCGTCGGCATGCCCGAGCTCGACACCCCGCTGCGCAGCGCCGAGGCGGTCGCCGCCCGGGCCGCCGACGACGCGGGCGTGCGGGCCGGGCTCGAGCGCGTGGGCCACGACCTCGGCCTCGGGATCGCCATGCTCAGCAGCATCCTCGACCCGGAGGTCGTGGTGCTCGGCGGCTACCTCGCCTCGCTCGGCGACCTCGTCCTCGAGCCTGCCCGCCGCACCCTCGACGAGCGGCTCGCCTCCCCCGCCCAGGTCCGCCCGGAGCTGCGCCCCAGCACGCTCGGGATCCGGGCCGCCGCCCTCGGCGCGGCCGAGCAGTCGCTCGGGCCGGTCTTCAGCGGCGACCGCGACCTGACGGGCTGA
- a CDS encoding DUF6326 family protein — translation MSASTTTTSSATTPTTLHDPPVPARAKLAAAWTSMMFFYVYVDHLHLYKPGAVADILDGIVFTFDISQTFAVTSLTLVGIPSVMVLLSMALPARANRALNLVVASLYVPVTLFNLSGGEWLWFYGLGVTVETAILVFILRSAWTWPRIAA, via the coding sequence GTGAGCGCCTCGACCACGACCACGTCCTCGGCCACGACCCCGACGACCCTGCACGACCCGCCCGTGCCTGCCAGGGCGAAGCTCGCCGCCGCCTGGACCAGCATGATGTTCTTCTACGTCTACGTCGACCACCTCCACCTCTACAAGCCCGGAGCCGTCGCCGACATCCTCGACGGCATCGTCTTCACGTTCGACATCAGCCAGACCTTCGCCGTCACCTCGCTCACGCTCGTGGGCATCCCGAGCGTGATGGTCCTGCTCTCCATGGCACTGCCGGCACGAGCGAACCGCGCCCTCAACCTCGTCGTGGCATCGCTCTACGTCCCCGTCACGCTGTTCAACCTCTCCGGCGGCGAGTGGCTGTGGTTCTACGGCCTCGGCGTGACGGTCGAGACGGCCATCCTCGTCTTCATCCTGCGGTCCGCCTGGACCTGGCCGCGTATCGCGGCGTAG
- the xylA gene encoding xylose isomerase produces the protein MSTQIPTPTPEDKFSFGLWTVGWQGVDPFGGATRPHMDTVHALEKLAELGAYGVNFHDDDVIPFGSDEATREQIIGRFKQGLEDTGLVVTTATTNLFSHPVFKAGGFTNNDRDIRRFALRKVMRNIDLAAELGAKVYVAWGGREGADYGASQDTRVALDRMKEAFDVLGDYVTDQGYDLRFAIEPKPNEPRGDILLPTIGHALAFIERLERPELVGVNPEIGHEEMAGMNAAAGYAQAIWAGKLFHIDLNGQNGPKYDQDLRFGAGNVRGAFWVVDALLEGGYDGPVHFDYKPARTEDEDGVWVSAAANMRNYLVLREKVKAFRADPEVQAALEAAKVPELSVPTVGGDEGWRGLLDAELADPEVLAARGGAFEHLDQLALEHLYGVR, from the coding sequence ATGAGCACCCAGATCCCCACCCCGACCCCCGAGGACAAGTTCTCCTTCGGCCTCTGGACCGTCGGCTGGCAGGGCGTCGACCCGTTCGGCGGCGCCACCCGCCCGCACATGGACACCGTGCACGCGCTGGAGAAGCTCGCGGAGCTGGGGGCGTACGGCGTGAACTTCCACGACGACGACGTGATCCCCTTCGGCAGCGACGAGGCCACGCGCGAGCAGATCATCGGCCGCTTCAAGCAGGGCCTCGAGGACACCGGCCTGGTCGTCACCACCGCCACGACCAACCTGTTCAGCCACCCGGTCTTCAAGGCCGGCGGCTTCACCAACAACGACCGCGACATCCGTCGCTTCGCGCTGCGCAAGGTGATGCGCAACATCGACCTGGCCGCCGAGCTCGGCGCCAAGGTCTACGTCGCGTGGGGCGGCCGCGAGGGAGCCGATTACGGCGCCTCCCAGGACACCCGCGTGGCCCTCGACCGGATGAAGGAGGCCTTCGACGTCCTCGGCGACTACGTGACCGACCAGGGCTACGACCTCCGCTTCGCGATCGAGCCCAAGCCCAACGAGCCGCGTGGCGACATCCTGCTCCCGACGATCGGGCACGCCCTGGCCTTCATCGAGCGCCTCGAGCGTCCCGAGCTGGTCGGCGTGAACCCCGAGATCGGCCACGAGGAGATGGCCGGGATGAACGCCGCCGCCGGCTACGCGCAGGCGATCTGGGCGGGCAAGCTCTTCCACATCGACCTCAACGGCCAGAACGGCCCGAAGTACGACCAGGATCTGCGCTTCGGCGCCGGCAACGTGCGCGGCGCCTTCTGGGTGGTCGACGCGCTGCTGGAGGGTGGCTACGACGGGCCCGTCCACTTCGACTACAAGCCTGCGCGCACCGAGGACGAGGACGGCGTGTGGGTCTCCGCCGCGGCCAACATGCGCAACTACCTCGTCCTGCGCGAGAAGGTGAAGGCCTTCCGCGCCGACCCCGAGGTGCAGGCCGCGCTCGAGGCGGCGAAGGTGCCCGAGCTGTCGGTCCCGACCGTCGGCGGCGACGAGGGGTGGCGCGGCCTGCTCGACGCCGAGCTCGCCGACCCCGAGGTGCTGGCGGCGCGTGGCGGTGCCTTCGAGCACCTCGACCAGCTGGCTCTCGAGCACCTGTACGGCGTCCGCTGA
- a CDS encoding ROK family protein, translating to MSPQRRAGLGTNQEAVRRHNLGTLLRHVHGAGQISRAELTSLMGLNRSTIAGLVGELESLGISEHTTPMGGARQGAGRPSAGVRIAAGGPYVIAVDLGVERAVVARVGLGGTVLERAQAPVHSDGEAWQVGAAVAALIRRVVEDAPPAAPLVGIGISVPGLVRRRDGLVRLAPNLEWHDVSFGGIVLAALGLDVPVSLANDADLGALAEHVRGAGVGVDDLIYVSGNVGVGAGVIAGGVRLEGAGGYAGEVGHLRFNPQGRPCHCGNLGCWETEVGGHAIAEAIDCPPDKVAQLDEVLEGFTEPTRELRVTGTALGHGLASIVNTFNPRLIVLGGYFRVLYPLVEAEVDAGLADRALPAPLESVTLVLPALGSDSALLGAAEIALEPLFVDPVAALGAALVDVRARLAG from the coding sequence ATGAGCCCGCAACGGCGCGCGGGCCTCGGCACCAACCAGGAGGCCGTCCGGCGCCACAATCTCGGCACCCTGCTCCGGCACGTCCACGGGGCCGGGCAGATCTCGCGCGCCGAGCTGACCAGCCTCATGGGGCTCAACCGCAGCACCATCGCCGGCCTGGTCGGCGAGCTGGAGTCGCTCGGGATCTCCGAGCACACCACGCCGATGGGCGGGGCCCGGCAGGGAGCCGGGCGCCCGTCCGCGGGCGTGCGCATCGCAGCCGGGGGTCCCTACGTGATCGCCGTGGACCTCGGGGTCGAGCGAGCCGTGGTGGCCCGGGTGGGCCTCGGGGGCACGGTGCTCGAACGGGCGCAGGCGCCCGTGCACAGCGACGGCGAGGCCTGGCAGGTCGGTGCGGCGGTCGCCGCCCTCATCCGCCGGGTCGTCGAGGACGCCCCTCCCGCGGCGCCCCTGGTCGGCATCGGGATCAGCGTCCCCGGCCTGGTGCGCCGCAGGGACGGGCTCGTCCGGCTCGCGCCCAACCTGGAGTGGCACGACGTGTCGTTCGGCGGGATCGTCCTTGCTGCGCTGGGGCTCGACGTGCCAGTGTCGCTGGCCAACGACGCCGACCTCGGCGCGCTCGCCGAGCACGTGCGCGGCGCGGGAGTCGGCGTCGACGACCTGATCTACGTCTCCGGCAACGTCGGCGTCGGTGCCGGTGTCATCGCAGGCGGCGTACGGCTCGAGGGAGCCGGCGGCTACGCCGGCGAGGTCGGGCACCTGCGGTTCAACCCGCAGGGTCGCCCGTGCCACTGCGGCAACCTCGGCTGCTGGGAGACCGAGGTGGGAGGGCACGCCATCGCCGAGGCGATCGACTGCCCGCCCGACAAGGTCGCCCAGCTCGACGAGGTGCTCGAGGGGTTCACGGAGCCGACGCGCGAGCTCCGCGTCACCGGCACGGCGCTGGGCCACGGGCTGGCGAGCATCGTCAACACGTTCAACCCTCGCCTCATCGTCCTCGGCGGCTACTTCCGAGTGCTGTACCCGCTGGTGGAGGCGGAGGTCGACGCCGGTCTCGCCGACCGGGCGCTGCCGGCCCCGCTCGAGTCGGTGACCCTCGTCCTGCCGGCGCTGGGGTCCGACTCCGCGCTGCTCGGCGCTGCCGAGATCGCCCTCGAGCCGCTCTTCGTCGACCCCGTCGCAGCCCTTGGCGCCGCGCTCGTGGACGTACGCGCGCGGCTCGCCGGCTGA
- a CDS encoding MMPL family transporter: MQRRIAGVLTGRVTKWIVLVVALVLTGFMAFYSTKLTSVQNNEASSWLPGSAESTEVLDELSQAVDPNDIPTLVVYHRDGGLTDDDLAAMEADGAEITDLDGVTEQGVLTPTAAEAAAAQGAPVPTLVSDDGEVAYLYFVLNFGTNGWNAIPDAAEEIRDIAAIDGGEVHLAGYGGQAADSAAAFEGIDTTLIMITLLVVVVLLLVTYRSAYLWLLPILCAVVANFIATGLVYLLAKNAGLTVNGQSQAILSILVIGAGTDYALLLVARYREELRRHEDRHEAMAYALHRAAPAILASAATVAVGMLCLSVAELNSTAGLGPVNAIGIGVTFLVMVVLLPALLVICGRWVFGPQRGGHRTWVLLGLGHIVTGVVLGGIGYALRGLGRTIEAFGLLVSVVGGLSAFLGVLVLLQVAIEHWTKVHSRPDFGSPEPTATGPWARVGRAISHRPRRVWVTTTGLLLLACLGLFRLDASGLSTEDTYTKEFDSIKGQRLLTEHGLSDSSNTIQVVTDTASAADVAASLEDVDGLGAPGEVRPLSDGRSWFEATVDADISSSTAADIVEASREAVHDVDGADALVGGGSAFYLDTKIASVRDSWVIMPLVLTVVLLILIGLLRAVLAPLLLIGTVVLSFGAALGISALLFEYVFGFAGSDPGFPLFAFVFLVALGIDYNIFLMTRVREETEAHGTRKGSLIALASTGGVITSAGIVLAATFLVLGSLPLVFLAELGVAVALGVMLDTMIVRSVLVTALNLDLGGKIWWPSRLDREDAPLTAAEAEAPLETVH; the protein is encoded by the coding sequence ATGCAGCGACGGATCGCGGGAGTCCTGACGGGACGTGTCACCAAGTGGATCGTGCTCGTCGTGGCGCTGGTGCTCACCGGCTTCATGGCGTTCTACTCCACCAAGCTCACCTCGGTGCAGAACAACGAGGCGTCCTCGTGGCTGCCCGGGAGCGCCGAGTCGACAGAGGTGCTCGACGAGCTCTCCCAGGCCGTCGACCCCAACGACATCCCGACGCTCGTGGTCTACCACCGCGACGGCGGCCTCACCGACGACGACCTGGCGGCGATGGAGGCCGACGGCGCGGAGATCACCGACCTCGACGGGGTCACCGAGCAAGGCGTCCTCACGCCCACTGCCGCGGAGGCCGCCGCGGCCCAGGGTGCTCCCGTGCCGACGCTCGTGTCCGACGACGGTGAGGTCGCCTACCTCTACTTCGTGCTCAACTTCGGCACGAACGGGTGGAACGCGATCCCGGACGCCGCCGAGGAGATCCGCGACATCGCAGCCATCGACGGCGGCGAGGTCCACCTCGCGGGCTACGGCGGCCAGGCGGCCGACTCGGCTGCGGCCTTCGAGGGCATCGACACCACCCTCATCATGATCACGCTGCTCGTCGTCGTCGTGCTGCTGCTCGTCACCTACCGCAGCGCCTACCTCTGGCTGCTCCCGATCCTCTGCGCCGTCGTGGCCAACTTCATCGCCACCGGCCTGGTCTACCTCCTGGCGAAGAACGCCGGGCTCACCGTGAACGGGCAGAGCCAGGCCATCCTGAGCATCCTCGTGATCGGCGCCGGCACCGACTACGCCCTGCTCCTGGTCGCTCGCTACCGGGAGGAGCTGCGCCGCCACGAGGACCGGCACGAGGCGATGGCGTACGCCCTCCACCGCGCCGCGCCCGCCATCCTGGCCAGCGCGGCCACGGTCGCCGTCGGCATGCTGTGCCTGTCGGTCGCCGAGCTCAACTCCACGGCGGGCCTGGGTCCGGTCAACGCCATCGGGATCGGCGTCACCTTCCTGGTCATGGTCGTGCTGCTCCCGGCGCTGCTGGTCATCTGCGGGCGGTGGGTCTTCGGCCCGCAGCGCGGCGGACACCGGACGTGGGTGCTCCTGGGCCTCGGCCACATCGTCACCGGCGTCGTCCTCGGCGGCATCGGGTACGCCCTCCGCGGGCTGGGCAGGACGATCGAGGCGTTCGGCCTCCTGGTCTCGGTCGTGGGCGGGCTGTCCGCCTTCCTCGGCGTGCTGGTGCTCCTGCAGGTCGCCATCGAGCACTGGACCAAGGTCCACAGCCGTCCAGACTTCGGCAGCCCGGAGCCCACCGCCACCGGCCCGTGGGCCCGGGTCGGTCGCGCGATCAGCCATCGCCCGCGGCGCGTCTGGGTGACGACCACCGGACTGCTGCTGCTCGCGTGCCTGGGACTGTTCCGCCTCGACGCCTCGGGGCTGTCGACCGAGGACACCTACACCAAGGAGTTCGACTCGATCAAGGGACAGCGGCTGCTCACCGAGCACGGCCTGTCCGACAGCTCCAACACCATCCAGGTCGTCACCGACACCGCCAGCGCCGCCGACGTCGCCGCGTCACTGGAGGACGTCGACGGCCTCGGCGCGCCCGGAGAGGTCCGGCCGCTGTCGGACGGCCGATCCTGGTTCGAGGCGACCGTCGACGCCGACATCTCCTCGAGCACCGCCGCCGACATCGTCGAGGCCTCGCGGGAGGCGGTGCACGACGTCGACGGCGCGGACGCGCTCGTGGGCGGCGGGTCGGCGTTCTACCTCGACACCAAGATCGCGTCCGTGCGGGACAGCTGGGTGATCATGCCCCTCGTGCTGACCGTGGTGCTGCTGATCCTCATCGGCCTGCTGCGGGCCGTGCTGGCGCCCCTGCTCCTCATCGGGACGGTGGTGCTGTCCTTCGGCGCCGCGCTCGGCATCTCGGCGCTGCTCTTCGAGTACGTCTTCGGCTTCGCCGGCTCCGACCCGGGCTTCCCGCTGTTCGCCTTCGTCTTCCTGGTCGCCCTCGGCATCGACTACAACATCTTCCTGATGACCCGCGTCCGGGAGGAGACCGAGGCGCACGGCACCCGCAAGGGGTCGCTCATCGCCCTCGCGTCGACCGGAGGCGTGATCACCTCGGCCGGCATCGTGCTCGCCGCGACGTTCCTCGTGCTCGGCTCGCTGCCGCTGGTGTTCCTCGCCGAGCTCGGCGTCGCTGTCGCGCTGGGTGTCATGCTCGACACGATGATCGTCCGCTCGGTGCTCGTCACGGCCCTCAACCTCGACCTCGGCGGGAAGATCTGGTGGCCGAGCAGGCTCGACCGGGAGGACGCCCCACTCACCGCCGCGGAGGCCGAGGCGCCGTTGGAGACGGTGCACTGA
- a CDS encoding ATP-binding cassette domain-containing protein, whose amino-acid sequence MAEPLLELRGVNKSFGVVHVLHDVDFAVYPGQVTALVGDNGAGKSTLVKIIAGIYGRDSGEYYFDGKPVEVHGPRDVAALGVEVVYQDLALCDNLDIVQNMFLGREETTRLGLDEVTMESRARETLASLSVRTVKSVRQSVASLSGGQRQTVAIAKAVLWNSKIVLLDEPTAALGVAQTRQVLDLVRRLADRGLGVVLISHNMGDVFEVADRITALYLGRVAADVPAKDVTHSQVVELITAGRSGDLGIAENPATATA is encoded by the coding sequence ATGGCTGAACCGCTGCTCGAGCTGCGCGGCGTCAACAAGAGCTTCGGCGTGGTGCACGTCCTGCACGACGTCGACTTCGCCGTCTATCCCGGCCAGGTCACCGCGCTCGTCGGTGACAACGGCGCCGGCAAGTCCACCCTCGTGAAGATCATCGCCGGCATCTACGGCCGCGACAGCGGCGAGTACTACTTCGACGGCAAGCCGGTCGAGGTGCACGGCCCGCGCGACGTCGCCGCCCTCGGCGTCGAGGTCGTCTATCAGGACCTCGCGCTGTGCGACAACCTCGACATCGTCCAGAACATGTTCCTCGGTCGCGAGGAGACCACCCGCCTCGGCCTCGACGAGGTGACCATGGAGTCCCGCGCCCGCGAGACCCTCGCGTCCCTCTCGGTCCGCACCGTCAAGTCCGTGCGCCAGAGCGTCGCCAGCCTGTCCGGCGGCCAGCGCCAGACCGTGGCGATCGCCAAGGCCGTGCTGTGGAACTCCAAGATCGTGCTGCTCGACGAGCCCACCGCGGCGCTGGGCGTCGCCCAGACGCGCCAGGTGCTCGACCTCGTCCGTCGCCTCGCCGACCGTGGCCTGGGCGTGGTGCTGATCTCGCACAACATGGGCGACGTCTTCGAGGTCGCCGACCGGATCACCGCCCTCTACCTCGGCCGGGTGGCCGCTGACGTCCCGGCCAAGGACGTCACCCACAGCCAGGTGGTGGAGCTCATCACCGCCGGTCGCTCCGGCGACCTCGGCATCGCCGAGAACCCTGCGACCGCGACCGCCTGA
- the map gene encoding type I methionyl aminopeptidase: MIEILTPGQVDKARRTGALVGDILATLRQRSEVGTNLLELDRWTAELIREAGAESCYVDYAPSFGRGPFGHYVCTAVNDAVLHGRPRDQRLADGDLLTLDLAVRLDGIAADSAISFVVGESRPAESVQLIETTERALAAGIAAAGPGARIGDLSHAIGTVLTDAGYPINMQFGGHGIGTTMHQDPHVANDGRPGRGYQLRPGLLLALEPWIMSDTDELVTDDDGWTLRSATGCRTAHSEHTIAITEDGAEVLTLPSR; this comes from the coding sequence ATGATCGAGATCCTCACGCCCGGCCAGGTCGACAAGGCCCGCCGCACCGGCGCCCTCGTCGGCGACATCCTCGCCACGCTCCGCCAGCGCAGCGAGGTCGGCACCAACCTGCTCGAGCTCGACCGCTGGACCGCGGAGCTGATCCGCGAGGCCGGCGCCGAGTCCTGCTACGTCGACTACGCCCCGTCGTTCGGCCGCGGACCGTTCGGCCACTACGTCTGCACGGCCGTGAACGACGCGGTGCTGCACGGGCGCCCGCGCGACCAGCGCCTGGCCGACGGCGACCTCCTGACCCTCGACCTGGCGGTCCGCCTCGACGGGATCGCCGCCGACTCCGCGATCAGCTTCGTCGTGGGGGAGAGCCGCCCCGCCGAGAGCGTCCAGCTCATCGAGACCACCGAGCGTGCGCTCGCCGCCGGCATCGCCGCGGCCGGCCCCGGTGCCCGCATCGGCGACCTGTCCCACGCCATCGGCACCGTGCTGACCGACGCGGGCTACCCGATCAACATGCAGTTCGGCGGCCACGGCATCGGCACGACGATGCACCAGGACCCGCACGTCGCCAACGACGGGCGCCCCGGGCGCGGCTACCAGCTCCGTCCGGGGCTGCTGCTCGCGCTCGAGCCGTGGATCATGTCCGACACCGACGAGCTGGTCACTGACGACGACGGCTGGACCCTGCGCAGCGCCACTGGGTGCCGTACGGCCCACAGCGAGCACACCATCGCGATCACCGAGGACGGGGCCGAGGTCCTGACGCTGCCGTCGCGCTGA
- a CDS encoding sugar ABC transporter permease encodes MTADTDTASSSTPAASGFDNDNRQAATIGDSARDYVNRLRGGDMGSLPAILGLIFLFVVFASLNDRFLTTYNMANLVIQAGSICVMAMGIVFVLLLGEIDLSAGVAGGACATITALMLIDYDWTWWLATLAGVAVGALIGTAIGALVSFLGIPSFVVTLAFFLALQAVPLRLIGSGGSLRYDDPVLRGLSIKNVPVTAGWVAAILIVVGFAALSLWRYRTLSAKGLVHQPIGLVAIRIAVLAVVVLGLTALLNANRAPNPNFTIAGIPWVAPVVIALLLFWTFVLTKTRFGRHLYAVGGNAEAARRAGINVRRVRIMAFVICSSMAALSGLLLASYVGKVSPGSGGGNVLLYAVGAAVIGGTSLFGGRGRAIDGVIGGLVIATIPNGLGLLNQASYINFLVTGGVLLLAASVDAISRRRRSSAGV; translated from the coding sequence ATGACTGCTGACACCGACACCGCGTCCTCCTCGACGCCCGCCGCCAGCGGGTTCGACAACGACAACCGCCAGGCCGCCACGATCGGCGACTCGGCGCGCGACTACGTCAACCGCCTGCGCGGTGGTGACATGGGCTCGCTGCCCGCGATCCTCGGACTGATCTTCCTCTTCGTTGTCTTCGCCTCGCTCAACGACCGGTTCCTCACGACCTACAACATGGCCAACCTGGTCATCCAGGCCGGCTCGATCTGCGTCATGGCGATGGGCATCGTCTTCGTCCTGCTGCTCGGCGAGATCGACCTGTCGGCCGGTGTCGCGGGTGGGGCCTGCGCGACGATCACTGCCCTGATGCTCATCGACTACGACTGGACGTGGTGGCTCGCCACTCTCGCCGGCGTCGCCGTCGGTGCCCTCATCGGCACGGCCATCGGCGCGCTCGTCTCCTTCCTCGGCATCCCGTCCTTCGTCGTGACCCTCGCCTTTTTCCTGGCGCTGCAGGCGGTGCCGCTGCGGCTGATCGGCTCGGGCGGGTCGCTGCGCTACGACGACCCGGTGCTGCGGGGGCTGTCGATCAAGAACGTCCCGGTGACCGCCGGCTGGGTCGCGGCGATCCTCATCGTCGTCGGCTTCGCCGCCCTGTCGCTGTGGCGCTACCGGACCCTGTCCGCGAAGGGCCTGGTCCACCAGCCGATCGGCCTCGTCGCGATCCGGATCGCGGTGCTGGCCGTGGTGGTGCTCGGCCTCACCGCGCTCCTGAACGCCAACCGTGCACCCAACCCGAACTTCACCATCGCCGGCATCCCGTGGGTGGCCCCGGTCGTCATCGCGCTGCTGCTGTTCTGGACCTTCGTCCTCACCAAGACCCGCTTCGGCCGCCACCTCTACGCGGTCGGCGGCAACGCCGAGGCCGCCCGACGCGCGGGCATCAACGTGCGCCGAGTCCGCATCATGGCCTTCGTCATCTGCTCGTCGATGGCGGCGCTCAGCGGCCTGCTGCTGGCGTCCTACGTCGGCAAGGTCTCGCCGGGCTCCGGCGGCGGCAACGTGCTGCTGTACGCCGTGGGTGCGGCCGTCATCGGCGGCACCAGCCTGTTCGGCGGGCGCGGCCGGGCCATCGACGGGGTGATCGGCGGCCTCGTGATCGCGACCATCCCCAACGGCCTCGGCCTGCTCAACCAGGCGAGCTACATCAACTTCCTCGTCACCGGCGGCGTCCTGCTGCTCGCGGCGAGCGTCGATGCCATCTCGCGCCGCCGTCGTTCCTCGGCGGGCGTCTAG
- a CDS encoding FGGY-family carbohydrate kinase codes for MTLVIGIDSSTQSTKALLVDADDGSVVAHQTAPHPPGTEVDPAAWLHAVEAATDGLLERAGAVSVAGQQHGMVAVDDAGTPVRDALLWNDTRSAGAARDLVAEMGGPQACADAVGSVLVASFTSTKLRWLRDHEPDHAARVRSVRLPHDHVSLHLSAPGTGAFTDRGDASGTGYFSAPDDAWRPDLAALALGHDVDLPRIVAPGTVAAETPHGAVVAGGTGDNMGAALGMALGPGDLLVSVGTSGVASTISPTPVADGTGVVTGFADAAGGYLPMVTTLNAAGILDLQARWLGVDHDDLAELALASTPGAGGVTLLPYYGGERSPDRPGAVGTWTGLTPATTRPDLARAAYEALLCSLADAVDRLVAATGQEPRRLLMVGGATKSAALRALAPAVLGREVVLPPEGEYVALGAARQAAWALAGSAEPPTWPEREATVLRAEPTPRVREAYAGLRERTAPWTS; via the coding sequence GTGACCCTCGTCATCGGCATCGACTCCTCGACACAGTCGACCAAGGCCCTGCTCGTCGACGCCGACGACGGGTCCGTCGTCGCCCACCAGACCGCTCCACACCCGCCCGGCACCGAGGTCGACCCCGCCGCGTGGCTGCACGCGGTGGAGGCGGCCACCGATGGCCTGCTCGAGCGCGCGGGCGCCGTCTCCGTCGCCGGCCAGCAGCACGGCATGGTCGCCGTCGACGACGCCGGCACCCCGGTGCGCGACGCGCTGCTGTGGAACGACACCCGCTCCGCCGGCGCGGCCCGCGACCTCGTCGCCGAGATGGGTGGTCCGCAGGCGTGCGCGGACGCCGTCGGCAGCGTGCTGGTCGCCTCCTTCACCTCGACCAAGCTGCGGTGGCTGCGCGACCACGAGCCCGACCACGCGGCGCGCGTGCGCTCCGTACGGCTGCCGCACGACCACGTGTCCCTCCACCTCAGCGCCCCCGGGACCGGCGCGTTCACCGACCGCGGCGACGCGTCCGGCACCGGCTACTTCTCCGCGCCCGACGACGCCTGGCGTCCCGACCTCGCCGCGCTCGCCCTCGGGCACGACGTCGACCTGCCCCGCATCGTCGCCCCTGGCACGGTCGCCGCCGAGACACCGCACGGCGCCGTCGTCGCGGGTGGCACCGGCGACAACATGGGCGCCGCCCTCGGCATGGCACTCGGCCCCGGCGACCTGCTGGTCTCCGTCGGCACCTCGGGCGTGGCGTCCACGATCAGCCCGACCCCGGTCGCCGACGGCACGGGCGTGGTCACCGGCTTCGCCGACGCCGCCGGCGGCTACCTCCCGATGGTCACCACCCTCAACGCCGCAGGCATCCTCGACCTCCAGGCCCGCTGGCTGGGCGTCGACCACGACGACCTCGCCGAGCTCGCCCTGGCCTCCACCCCGGGCGCCGGCGGGGTGACCCTGCTCCCCTACTACGGCGGCGAGCGCTCCCCCGACCGGCCCGGCGCGGTCGGAACCTGGACCGGCCTGACGCCGGCCACCACCCGCCCCGACCTCGCCCGCGCGGCGTACGAGGCCCTCCTCTGCTCGCTGGCCGACGCCGTCGACCGGCTCGTCGCCGCGACCGGGCAGGAGCCCCGGCGCCTGCTCATGGTCGGCGGGGCCACGAAGAGCGCCGCCCTGCGAGCGCTGGCGCCGGCGGTCCTCGGCCGCGAGGTCGTGCTGCCCCCGGAGGGCGAGTACGTCGCCCTCGGCGCGGCCCGCCAGGCCGCCTGGGCCCTGGCCGGTTCGGCCGAGCCGCCCACCTGGCCCGAGCGCGAGGCCACCGTGCTGCGCGCCGAGCCGACCCCCCGCGTCCGCGAGGCGTACGCCGGCCTCCGCGAGCGCACCGCCCCCTGGACCTCCTGA